Within Marinomonas mediterranea MMB-1, the genomic segment TTCCGGATGCCATTATTGGTATGGTGATTCTGTTCACGGGGCTTTGCTTTCGGGGGAAGGTAGACGACAGTGTAGCGAAAGCATCCGGTGTGTTAGTGGACAACCTTGGGTTCTTTTTTATCCCCGCAGGCGCGGGAATAACGCTATACATTGGACTTATTTAAGAACAGTGGTGGCGAATTTTAATCGCGTCAGTTGGCGGTACAATCCTGACTCTTGTTGTGTGCTCGGTGACCTTTAGTCTGATAAGCTTCAGAGAAGGAGACCATCATGAATAGTGTCAGCATGTTGCCACCACCTTTATATTCTCTAGCGCTTACTTTTGGCTGCTACTCGGTCGCGCTAGTGCTGAAAAAGAAGCTCAACCGCGATACTTTTAACCCTGTCATTGTTGCCGTTCTACTACTTTTGGTTGCCCTTATTGCCTTTGACATTTCATACGATCAATTTGCCGAAGGCATGGACTTAATAAGCACCCTGTTGGGAACCGCCACCGTCGCTCTTGCTGTCCCACTTTATAAGCAACTTGCGCATATAAAGGCGTCCCTGTTCGCCATTATTGTGTCCGTGATTTGTGCTGGTTTTGTTGCCTCTGTCGCGTCTTACTTGTTTGCTTATTACCTACAGATATCGGAAAGCCTTCAGCTTGCCATCATGTCAAAATCG encodes:
- a CDS encoding LrgB family protein, giving the protein MNSVSMLPPPLYSLALTFGCYSVALVLKKKLNRDTFNPVIVAVLLLLVALIAFDISYDQFAEGMDLISTLLGTATVALAVPLYKQLAHIKASLFAIIVSVICAGFVASVASYLFAYYLQISESLQLAIMSKSVTVPVAICIAEKIGEDSALAVFFVFSTGIIGSLIAPSIFRLFNIEDQRAMGLSLGATCYGLGLVRAFQYSVEAGVYSIIGMSLMAIGSGIFLPSIILSYFK
- a CDS encoding CidA/LrgA family protein; its protein translation is MIHAFFIIILCQMAESLIVQMLDSPIPDAIIGMVILFTGLCFRGKVDDSVAKASGVLVDNLGFFFIPAGAGITLYIGLI